GTGATGTCGGCCTCCTTCACCAATCAGGTGCTGGCGCAGATCGAACTCTGGACCAAGGGCGAAGATTACCAGCCGGGCGTCTACATCCTGCCCAAGGCACTGGACGAGAAAGTGGCCCGCCTGCATCTGGACCGTATCGGTGTGAAACTGACCGAACTGCGCCCCGATCAGGCCGAATATATCGGCGTTACGGTCGAAGGCCCCTATAAGCCGGAACATTACCGCTACTGATTTGACGGTCATCCGTTCTGATAAAGCCCCGGCCCGCGCCGGGGCTTTGTTTTTTGCACAGGGTTTTCGTCAAAAGCATGGAAAGATGATCTTCGGGGGCGCGGCGCGGGGTTGACGCGGCGGGCGGCAAAAAGGATTGTGTGCCAAATTTCGTTAAAGGGGGCTTTTGTATGGCTCGTATTACTGGGGTGGCCGTCACGGCGACCTGTCTGGCAATGATCGGGACGGCAGGGTTTGCAGATGTCACGGCGCAGGATGTCTGGACCAATGTGCAGGATCTGTATCGCGGGATGGGGTTCGAGGTTTCGGCTCAATCCGTCACGCCGAATGGCAAGGGCCTGACCGTTCAGGGCGTGACGCTGACGCGCGAGGCACCGGGCAGCGACAAGGTGACATCCGCCAACAGTTTCACGGTCTCAAAGCTCGACTTTATCGAGATGGGCGACGGGCGTGTGCGTGTGGATATCGGCAAGGATATCAAAGGCGATAGCAAGACGGTGCTCGAGGGGAAGCCGGTTGTGACGGCGGCCTCCGATTTCCGCGTGAAGGGGGCCGATGTGGTGGCCTCGGGCGTGCCGCAGAATGTGCATTACGATCTGCGGATTGATGATCTGCAGATGGATCTCAAGCAGACCGTGCATCAGGACGAGGCCGATTTCCCGACCGTTGTGACCCTTGGCCTGACCGGTATGAAGGGCGATTTCAATAACGACCTGCGCGCGGGCACCAAGCAAAGCGGCACCTATCACATCGATCAGGGCACTCTGAACGGGAAGGGCAGCGATCCGGCTGGCGGCAGCTTTGTCGTGGCTGGGGCGCTCAGCGATATTTCTACCGACATGTCCACGACCCTGCCGGAGGGCGTCACGCTTGACGGCAAGATGGCCGCCTATAGCACCCCGGGCGTGGAAAGCCGCCTGTTCAGCAAGGTCGGCCCGATGTCGCTGAATTTCGATGCGCAATCGGAAGATGGCGACGCCAGCATCCAGTTCAAGGCGGAGCATGGCGATCAGAAAATCGACATGAAAGACGGCATGGTTTTCTACCATGCCAACGGCAATGCCATCAAAATGAACGTCAAGGCACCGAATATGCCGATCGAGGCTTCTTTCGCGCTTGATCATGCGCAAAGCGGTGCGGATTTCCCGATCGCGGCGGGCAAGGATCCCAAACCCTTCGGGCTGGATCTGGGCCTTTCCGGTCTGACGCTGAGCGATCAGGTCTGGACCATGCTCGACCCGCAAGGCAAGCTGCCGCACGATCCCGCCCATCTCGACCTCAAGCTGTCGGGCCATGCCCTGGTCAATCAGGACATCTTCTCGGAAGATTTCGCAACGCTTCCCGGCGCGCCGGGCGAGTTGCGGGATATGAACCTCGATACCCTGCATCTGAATGCGGTCGGGGTGGATCTGCAAGGGAAAGGCGCGGTAACGTTTGACAGTGCGGCGGGGATTCCGTGGCCGGTGGGCAAAGTGCATCTGGCGCTGAGCGGGGCCAAGGGGCTGATGTCGAAACTGACCGATATGGGGCTTTTGCCGCAGGATCAGGCGATGTTTGCCCAGATGATCCTCGGGCTATATGCAAAACCAACCGGTGACGATGCGATGGAAACCGATCTGGAATTTACCGAAGACGGGCAAATTCTGGCAAATGGCCAGCGTATCCAGTAAGAGCATGAGAAATCGTGTGAGTCGCCCGGTCCGTGCCGGGCGTCTTGCCATCTAGACCAAGGAGACCCCCATGTCTGATCTCAGTGATCTGACCGCCCGACTGCTGGACGCTGCCAAGAAGGCAGGGGCGCAGAGCGCGGATGCGATGGCCGTCGATGGTACGGCGGTGTCGATTGACGTGCGGCAGGGGGCTCTGGAACAGGCCGAACGCGCCGAAGGGGTCGAGATCGGTTTGCGGGTGCTGATTGGCGGGCGTCAGGCCTGCGTGTCGGCATCGGATATTTCCGACCGCACGATCAGTGACATGGCCGAGCGTGCGGTGACGATGGCGCGGATTGCGCCTGAAGACCCCTATGCGGGCCTTGCCGATCCGTCGCAGCTTGCCCGTGATTGGGATATTGCGGCGCTCGAGCTGGAGGACCCCTCGGAGGATCCCACCGCGCAGGCTCTGGAAGAGGACGCCCTGCGTCTTGAGGCCGCGGCTCTGGCGGTGGAGGGGATCACCCAAGTGTCGGCCGCGTCTGCGTCCTTCACGCGCCAACGTGTTGAAATGGCCGCCAGCAACGGATTTAGCGGCGGGTATGCGCGTTCATCGCGGGGGCTGTCCGGTGTTGCGATCTCGGGCGAGGGCCTGACGATGGAACGCGATTATGCCGGAGAAAGCCGCATCTTTCAGGCCGATCTGCCTAGCCCCGAAGAGGTGGGGCGTCTGGCGGCAGAGCGGACCGTTGCACGGCAGAATCCGCGCCGCCCGAAAACCGGTGCCTATCCGGTTCTGATCGACGAGCGCGTGTCCTCGAGCCTGATCTCGCATCTGTTGTCGGCGGTGAATGGCAGCTCGATCTCGCGCGGGTCCTCGTGGCTGCGCGATGCAATGGGCGAGCAGGTTCTGCCGGAGACGATGTCGATCATCGAAGACCCGCATCGCGTGCGGATTTCGCGCTCCCGTCCGTTCGATGCCGAGGGTCTGCCGACCCGTCGGAGGGTGATCGTGGAAAACGGGGTTCTGAAAAGCTGGACGCTGGATCTGGCAACCGCGCGCAAGCTCGGGCTTGAGAGCACCGGCAATGCCTCGCGCGGTCTGTCTTCCGCGCCGGCCCCTGCGGCGGGGAATATCGCCTTGACCCAAGGGGATCTCAGCCGCGAGGCGCTGATGGCGCAGATGGGCACAGGCCTTCTGGTGACCTCGTTCATCGGTGCCACGATCAACCCTAACACCGGCGATTATTCGCGTGGGGTCAACGGGTTCTGGATCGAGAACGGGCAGATTGCCTATGCTGTTAATGAGTGCACGATTGCGGGCAACCTGCGTGATATGCTGCGCAGCATGATCGCGGCCAATGATGCGCGTGCGCATCTCAGCCATGTTGTTCCGTCGCTTCTGGTTGAGGGGTTAACACTTGCCGGTGAATGATTACATCGACGATCTGCAGCTTCTTGAGAAGGTCGCGCGCGAGGCGGGCGAACTGTCACTGCAATATTGGAAACAATCCCCCGAGGCGTGGAACAAGCCCGCCGATCAGAGCCCCGTCTCCGAGGCCGATCTGGCGGTGAACGACTTTCTGGAAAGCCATCTGCGCGGGGCGCGTCCTGCCTATGGCTGGCTTTCGGAAGAAAGTGTGGATGGGGCTGAACGCCTTGAAAACGAACGTGTCTTCATCATCGACCCGATTGATGGAACCCGCGCGTTTCTGGGCGAGGATCCTGGGTTCGGGCAGTCTGTCGCGGTGGCCGAAAACGGGCGCGTGATCGCCGGTGTCGTGCACATGCCCGCGCTGGACCTGACCTATACCGCCACGCTGGACGGGCCTGCGCTGCTGAATGGCGCACCGATCCAGCCCAGCAAGACCACGCAGATACGCGGCGCTACGGTGCTGACCTCGAAGCTGAGCGATGATCCGGGGATCTGGCTGAACGGCTTTCCGGGCTACGAGCGCGCCTTCCGTCCCTCTATGGCGTGGCGGCTATGTCTGGTGGCCGAGGGGCGTTTTGACGCAACGATCTCCATGCGCAAGTCCTGGGAATGGGATGTGGCGGCCGCCAGTCTGATCGCGGAGCGCGCGGGGGTGCGGGTGACCAACCGCCTTGGCGAACCTTTCGGCTTTAACCGTCCGGAATGTCAGGAAGACGGGCTGGTTGTGGCGCCGCCGGAATTGCATGCGGATTTCATGGCACAGCTTCGGAACTAGGGCTCGATAAAACTTTAATCAAAGTCGCTAGTTACGAATTGCTAACGATTTCGCCCTAGCGTCCCACAAAGCAAGAATTGCGTTTGCGGGGCGAATCCCATGATCAATTACCGGCGGCTACTGGCTGTCTTTTTAATCGGTATCCTCGGGCTTGCGTCCGTGGTGTTGGCGGATGAGGCGCCGCTTTCTGCCTTGCGTGCGGATGTGATGGCGGTCTGGAACGATCCTGCCCCTTCGGACGGCCTGCCGGAGATCCCCGAGCTGCCGGAGCTTGCCCAGCTTCCTGATGGGCGCGTGCTGCGTGCCGATGCGCTTGTGGCCGAGACCCCGCCCGAGCCGCGGGTCAATACCTACCCGTTCTTCCAGAAAGGCACCGCAACGTCGTCGACCGGTGCGGGCAGTCTGTTTGCCGTTGCCCCGCCGACACTGGCCCCCATGACGGATGTCGCTGCCGAAAATGACGCGGCCTTCGCGCAGGAGGACGCACAGTGAAAATCACCATTGCCCAAATCTTCCAGCCGACGATCCTGCTGGCACTGGCCCTGATGGCGGTCATCGTGATGATGATTCTGCCGGTTCCGTCATGGGTGCTGGATCTGGGGCTGGCGGTGTCCTTTGCCATCGCGATCCTGATCTTCACCATCACGCTTTTCATCGAACGACCGCTGGATTTCTCGTCTTTCCCGACGGTTCTGCTAACCTCGATGATGCTGCGGCTTTCGCTCAATGTTTCCTCGACCAAGCTGATCATCGGGCAGGGCCATACCGGCACCGGTGCGGCGGGGGGCGTGATCGAGGGCTTCGCGAATTTCATCATGAGCGGCTCTGTCCTGATCGGTCTGGTGGTGTTCTGTGTGATCCTGATCGTGAACTTCATCGTGATCACCAAGGGCGCAGGCCGGATGGCCGAAGTGGGGGCGCGCTTTGCTCTGGACGCGATGCCGGGCAAGCAGCTCGCTATTGATGCCGATATGAGCGCGGGGGCCATCGACCATGCCGAAGCGCGTACCCGCCGCGAGCGTGAACAGAAGGAAACCACCTTCTTCGGCTCGCTCGACGGGGCGTCGAAATTTGTGAAGGGAGATGCGGTTGCGGGCCTGATGATCACGATGCTCAACATGATTGTGGGGCTGTCGATCGGCATGGCGGTGCATGGTATGGCGCTATCGGATGCGCTCAAGACCTATGCGATCCTGACGGTTGGCGATGGTCTGGTCAGCCAGATCCCCGCCGTGATCATCTCGATAGCGACCGCGATCCTGCTGTCGCGCGGTGGAGCCAATGGCTCGGCCGATAGCGACCTTTTCGGACAGCTTTCGAAATATCCGCCGGCGCTGATTACCGTGGGCGTGCTGATGGCGCTTTTCGCATTGGTGCCGGGCCTGCCTTTCGTGCCCTTCATGCTGGGGGCTGCGGCTTTGGGCGGTGCTGCCTATCATCTGCACAAGAAGACCAAGAAAGAAGAGGCCAAGGCGGCCATGCGCATGCCGCCCCCCGAACCCAAGAAGAAGAAATCTATGGGGGATGTGCTGGATGTCGATGATATCCATGTGGAATTCTCCGCCGATCTGGTGGCAATGGCGCTGGACCCCGCGACGGGACTGGATGTGCGGATCAACAATATGCGCAATCATGTGGCGGCAAGCTTCGGTCTGATCCTGCCCGAGATCCGTCTGACCGACGATTCCACGCTGGCCCCGGGGGAATACCGCATCCGCATTCAGGGGGTCGAACAGGCGCGCGACAGGCTATACCCCGAAAAGGTGCTGGCCCTGCTGGCGGATAATGCCGAATTGCTTCCCAAAGGGGAAAATGTCCGCGAGCCGGTCTATGGCGCGCCCGCCCGCTGGGTGCCGCTGGATGCGCAGGAAGAGGCGGCGCTGACGGGGTCGACCGTGGTGACACCGACCGAGGTTCTGGCGACCCATCTTCTGGAAGTCATCAAGAACAATTTCGGGCGCCTGATGACGCTGAAGACATTGCGCCGCCTGCTGGAGGAAACCGGCAACCTCTCCGATCCGGCCCGTGGCGAGGCCAACCGCCGTATCCTCGACGAGCTGGTGCCGGATAAAGTGTCGATCGATATGCTGCTGGCGGTGCTGCGTCTGCTGCTGGAAGAGCGTGTTTCCATCCGTAATCTGTTGCTGATCGTCGAGGCGATCTCCGAGGCGCGCGGGATGAGTTCGCCCGAATTGATCACCGAGCATGTCCGCCAGCGGCTGGGCTTCCAGCTTGTCGCGGAATACCGCCGCGAGGATGGCACCTTGCCCCTGCTGCAACTGGCACCGGAATGGGAAGAGACCTTTACGGCCTATCAACTGCCCGGCGATAACGGGAATGGGGATATTGCGCTTCCGCCCGAGAAATTCTCGCGTCTGGTCAATAACATCGCGGAACGTATCGCTCGGGTGGGGGAGCAGGGCGTGTTTCCGGCCATCGTGACCTCGGCGCGTCGGCGGCGGTTCATCAAGACCGTTCTGGGGGCCAAGGGGATTTCGGCACCGGTGCTGTCTTTCGAAGAGATCGGGCTGGATGCGAAACCTGCGATGCTGGGGGTTGTGCCCGCATGATCGATCTGGCGGCGCAAGTGCTCAATCTTACCCATCAGGGGTTCATGATCGCTTTCGCGGTATTCCTGCGGGTCGGGGCGATGGTATCGGTCATGCCCGGCTTCGGCGAACAGAACCTGTCGAGCCGCGTCAAGCTGGGCGCGGCTTTGGCCTTCACGGCAGTGGTGGCCCCCGCAGTCAGCCCGCAGCTTGCGCACTTGCCCCATGATGTCAGCCTTGGCCTGATCCTGCCCGAAACCGCGATCGGCCTTTCGATCGGTGTGATCATGCGGATGTTCATCTACGGGCTGCAAATGGCGGGGATGATCATCGCGCAGGCGACCTCTTTGGCCCAGATTTTCGGGGCGGGCGGGGAATCCCAGCCTGCCGTCGGCTTCATGCTGACCACGGCGGGTCTGGCGCTGGCCTTTGCGATGGGGCTGCATGTGCAGGCGGCCGAACTGATGATCGGCTCTTATAAAGCCTTCCCCTTTGGACAGTTTCCCGCCCCCGACCTGATCCGTGAATGGGGGGTGGCCGGTGTCGCGAAATCGTTCCGGCTGGGCTTTTCCATCGCGGCCCCGTTTGTCATTCTCGGGCTGGTCTATAACGCCGCGCTGGGGGTGATCAACCGCGCGATGCCGCAGCTTATGGTGGCCATGATCGGCGCACCGGCCATCACTCTGGCAGGGATCGTGCTGATGGCAATCGCTTTGCCCACAGGGCTTATTGTCTGGCGCGAGGCCTTCGGGAGCTTCCTCTTCAACCCGTTTTCGGTGATGCGATGAGTGGCGATACCGATGAAAGCGAAAAGGAATACGAGGCCACACAGCAGAAGCTGGATCGGGCGCGGGAAAAGGGTGATCTTGTCAAATCCGCCGAGATTACGGTGGCCGCCTCTTATGCCGGTGTGCTGATCGCATCCTATGCCTTCGGAGGCGAGACGCTGCTGAAGCTGGGGTCACGGCTGATGGAGTTTCTCGGCCATGTCGATATACTGCAAGAGCAGATGGAGTCCGGTGGCTCCACCATTGCGGGCGGAATCATCGGCGAAGTCGTCGCACCGCTTGTCTTGTGGTTTATCGTGCCGATGGTGCTGGTTCTGGCGGCGCTTCTGGCGCAGAAGGCGATCGTTTTCGCGCCTGAAAAGCTGATGCCCAAAGGCAGCCGCATCAATCCGCTTTCGAATGCCAAGCAGAAATACGGTCCGAACGGTCTGTTCGAGTTTCTCAAGAGCTTCGTGAAGCTGGTGATTGTGGCGATTTTGCTGGGATGGTTCATTCAGCGCCATCTGGACCGTATCCTGATCTCGCAGCGGGTGGGGGTGGATCTGGCCACTGCGGATCTGATGCATATCATCCTGGAATTTCTGTTTCTTATCACCATGCTGGCCGTGATTGTCGGGGCGGTGGATTATATCTGGCAACGCTACGAATTTCTGAAGCGGCAGAAAATGACGCGCAAGGAGCTGATGGATGAAATGAAGTCGGCCGAGGGCGATCCCCATATGAAACAGCAGCGTCGCCAGCGCGGGATCGAGATCGCGATGAACCAGATGATGGCCGAGGTGCCCAAGGCCGATGTCGTGATGGTCAACCCGACCCATTATGCTGTGGCGCTCAAATGGGACCGTGCCTCGCGTCGGGCACCGATCTGTGTGGCCAAAGGGGTGGATGATGTTGCTCTGAAGATCCGCGAGATCGCGGCAGAGCACAACATTCCGATCCATCGCGACCCGCCCAGCACGCGCGCGCTTTATGCCACGCTGGATATCGGCGACGAGATCAAGAGCGAGCATTACAAGTCTGTCGCGGCCGCAATCCGTTTTGCCGATAAGATGCGTCAGCGCGCACGTCAAAGGAGGGGCGCATGAGTCAGCAGGGATATGGCCGCATGATTGCGATTGCGGCGATGATGAAAGATGTCGAGCTGTCCAAACTTGCACGGTTGAAGCAGACGCAGGCGCTGTTGGCCATGAAACAGGGCGAGATCACCCAGTCGGCCAGCACGGCCCTGCGCCAGCCGGTGCAGGATATGACCGATCTGAAGATGATCGAATCCTTTCGCGCATGGGCGGGGCGCAAGGTCGAGGCGCTCGAGCAGGAAAAGCGTGCCATGGATGCGCAGGTCGAACAGGCACGGCAGCGTTCGGCACGGCGTTTCGGGCAGCATATGGCGCTGACGAGGATCGACGAACAGATCCGCGATCAGGACAAGATCGAGAAGCTGCGCAAGCAGGAGTTCTAGGCAGGAGTTCTGGGCAGGAGTTTTGTGCGGGAGGGGAGGCGAGCTGCCTGATCCGTTTTCGGGGGAGGAGGACCGTCGCCGGTCAGGCAGCTCTTTGTGGCGCCCTTTGCAGGGGCCTTGAAGGAAGGAAACGTGTATTCCGTATAACCATCCTCCCGAAAACCGCCCCCCAGATCAAAGCAAAGCCGCGAACCAAGGGGGTGTCTGGCGTGAAATTAGTCATATGCCCAAAAAATATGCCCTATACGCGCTATGGTGGTAAAAAACAGGCTGGATGAGGGTGGTTTGCCGCTGCGAAGGCCGGATCGAAGGGGCCCGCGCCTGATTCAAAGGGTTGCGTCAAGCAGCGGACGGGTTATCTGTTCAGGAACGCAAGCGAACAGGGGCGAGATGCAGGAAAGCGATAAAATTGATGCGGCCATAGAGGCGGCGCAGAACAAAGCCGCGCTCCAGTCGCCCGATCCGGCGGATATGCGGGCATTCCGCGCGGCCTTGGGGCGTTTTGCGACGGGGGTCACGGTCGTGACGGCGCGCCGTGACGAGCCTGAAGCCGGTCCGCTGGGGATTGTGGCCAACAGCTTTGCCTCGGTCTCGCTCGACCCGCCGCTGGTTTTGTGGTCTCCGGCGCGGGCTTCGGTGCGGCATGCCCATTTCACGGCTGCCAAGGCCTTTTCGATCCACGTCCTGCATGATGCGCAAGCGGATCTGATTCCACGTTTCGGGCGGAACGGAGCAGGGTTCGACGGGCTGAGCTATGACCTGAATGCGGAAGATGTGCCCGTGCTGCCCGATTTCCATGCGCGTTTCGATTGCGTGACAGAGGCCATGCATGAAGGCGGTGATCATACGATCATCATCGGGCGCGTAATGCGTTTTGCCACGGGCAGCGGGACGCCCATGCTTTTTGCACATGGGGCTTTCGGCACCTTCCAGAAGGTGTGAACAGCGGCGGGTTTCGCGCTTGTTGATGGAAAAAGGCCCCGCAATCGGGGCCTTTGTTTATTTCATCTGGGCAATCTGCGCGGCAAGCTGGCCGAGCGCTGCGCTTTGGGTGCGGGCGATCAGACCCGGATCTGCGGCTTTGCCCGCGACCCCTCCCATCGGCACCGTGATATCAAAGCGGCGCACCGTATCGCCTCCGGAAGCCGCATAGCTTGCGGGCGAGACATAGTAGACCCCGTCCAGATGTACGGCTCCGTCGGCGGCGGCAAGGAAACGATCCACCCGAACCTCGATCTTGCGTTGCGGGTCCGAGGCAAGCGGCCAGGGTTCGGCAATAACGGTCGCGCCCGACATCTCGGAAATCTGCCGTGCCAGCGCCAGCGTCATCGCGCGTTTGGGGTCATCGGCCCAGATATTGTCGGGACTGGAGCGCAGTGCCCCATCCGGCGTCTGGAACGCGATTTCCTGTCCCGATGCATAATCGGGCAGCGAGATCTCACGCAGTTCGGCGCGGCCAAGACGGTTGGGCAGCGTGTCTTTGGCCGGAGCCGGATCAATGGCATATTGTGCCGTGTCCAGCGGATCCGAGCAGGCGGCCAGTGTTACCAGCGCGGCACCAATCAGGGAGAAGGTCGTAAAACGTATCATCATGTCCATCCTCAGCGCCCGGTAATGAAGGCTTGCGGGTTACGTTCGATCATGCGTGCGAGCGAGCCGACCGCATCAATCGTGCGGCGCAGATCACGCATCGTGTCCATGACTTGCGAATTGAAGTTAGAGCGGTCGCCATAAGCACCGACAAGCCCCTGTGCCTGCGTTGTCAGGTCTTGCAACTGCTTGGTCAGTGCGGGCAGACGGTCGCTGGCCGACTGGATCGACCCCGCCGCATCCTGCGCGGCGGTGAGGGTGCCGTTCAGCTTCTCGGCCACACCGCCTTCTCGCAGCTCGCGCAGAAGGCCCGCAAGCTGTTGCAGAGTATCCGACAGGTTCTGCGGCAGGGCTTCGGCATCATCGGTGTTCAGCATCTTGCGCAGGTCACCCAGGATACCGTCAACCTTATCCCCGATATCGCCCAGCGGCATATCCGCGATCCGCTGTGCCGCTTTGTCGGCCGAGGCCAGCGTGTCGTTCAGGCCCTCGATCTCGGTCATCACGCTATCTGCGGCCTGCGAGACATTATCAATGGCATCGCTGGCTTTCTTGCCCGCATCATTCTTGTTCAGCTCGTTGACCAGACTGCGGATCTCGCCCAGCGTTCCTGCCAGTTCGTCGGGAATCTGCTTGGTGCGATCCTGCCCCGCGATTGCGGTGATCGACTGGAACATCTGCGTGGCCGATGTCATCAGCTCTTCGATGGGTAGGCTCTCGACGCGCTTGAACACGCCCTCGGCCGAGGTTGCCAGCGAATTGGCTGTCTGCGGCGCGGTCGGGATGGTCGGATAGGGCGCGGCCTTGGTGTCCATCTCGGCCTTCGGTCTGTCGGGCACATCGGTCAGTTCGATCACCAGCGTTTGGCCCAGAAGGCCGGTGCCGGTGATGCGGGCGCGCAGACCGTTTGCCACTTCGTTCTCCAAGAATTGGGTCACGATGTCATTGTCGGTATTGCGCTCCAGCCCCAGACGTTCGGGCGAGAGCGAGATAACCACCTGCTGGCGCGCGAATTTCGTGCCGAGGCTGTCTTCGGAAACCTTGATCGACAGGTCGGTGACCTCGCCGGCCTCGACGCCACGGAACTCGACCTTAGTGCCGATCTCGATGCCCTGCACCGGCTCGTCGAACAGCAGGGTATAGCGTGCCGGCTCGAAGAACTCGCCGCCGAAAATGGAGTTGCGGGCCTCGTTCTCGTCTTTGAAGAGGCGGTAGGGGAAGCCGTTCTGGATGAAGCTGCCGCCCGTGGCCAGAGTGTCGAACTCGACCCCGCCCTGCACGATGGAGGCCAGAGAACGCATATTGACCGACACCCCGTTGGCCCCGAGATTGACCGAAATCCCCGAGGCATCCCAGAAGCGGGTCGTGGTGGTCAGGCGGGCGTTATAGGGCTTGTTGATGAACGCATCGATCAACACGCCGCTGCCCCCCTCGTCCAGACGCAGGTTCTGGATCTTGCCAACAGTGAGGCCGCGATAGATCACCGGCGCGCCTTCGGCCAGTCCACCTGCGTCACGGGCGCGCAGGATAATCTGCGTGCCGGAATTTGGATCTTCGGTGACCGGCTGTTTGTCGAGCCCTTCGAACTCGGTCTGCGGATCGCTGATCTTGTTGTCCCACCAGCCCTGAATGAAGCCGCCCGACAGGACGGTATCCAGCCGCGAGATCCCCTGTGCCGACAGCTCGGGTTTCACGA
The sequence above is drawn from the Thioclava sp. GXIMD4216 genome and encodes:
- a CDS encoding MlaD family protein, coding for MTEDPKPADLQKTQAKKPIWARLSLIWFVPLFALLITLYVAWHTYSDRGTLIYVDFKDATGITAGETVLKYREVSVGTVETVGFTKDLGGVRVGIRVHNDVAKYIDKDARFWIVKPELSAQGISRLDTVLSGGFIQGWWDNKISDPQTEFEGLDKQPVTEDPNSGTQIILRARDAGGLAEGAPVIYRGLTVGKIQNLRLDEGGSGVLIDAFINKPYNARLTTTTRFWDASGISVNLGANGVSVNMRSLASIVQGGVEFDTLATGGSFIQNGFPYRLFKDENEARNSIFGGEFFEPARYTLLFDEPVQGIEIGTKVEFRGVEAGEVTDLSIKVSEDSLGTKFARQQVVISLSPERLGLERNTDNDIVTQFLENEVANGLRARITGTGLLGQTLVIELTDVPDRPKAEMDTKAAPYPTIPTAPQTANSLATSAEGVFKRVESLPIEELMTSATQMFQSITAIAGQDRTKQIPDELAGTLGEIRSLVNELNKNDAGKKASDAIDNVSQAADSVMTEIEGLNDTLASADKAAQRIADMPLGDIGDKVDGILGDLRKMLNTDDAEALPQNLSDTLQQLAGLLRELREGGVAEKLNGTLTAAQDAAGSIQSASDRLPALTKQLQDLTTQAQGLVGAYGDRSNFNSQVMDTMRDLRRTIDAVGSLARMIERNPQAFITGR